A region of Anopheles merus strain MAF chromosome 2R, AmerM5.1, whole genome shotgun sequence DNA encodes the following proteins:
- the LOC121590126 gene encoding zinc finger protein 605 isoform X3, giving the protein MIEDDHRRQLEIDNRNIECSYMDIDTLYLQLLLLLKQGISKGMMPNFYDGSRPTMVPTGSNLPVLLGNTVNQGDPNSKKLAHFDLEATLQTIDNEVLDGEEGSCPICNKTFSRKTSLLNHIRNHSAEKKYVCEFCQKGFTQQANLRNHVRIHTNERPYVCVDCGKAFTQITNLNNHRRLHTGERPYVCIESNCGRSFAQVTNLNNHMKTHHKTTLYVCNQCPRKFSQVTQLNLHLITNHSSTRGFFCPQCPDKSFKQQSHLQQHMKIHGTNFGYSCTKCEEKFIQESHLLLHMKQHGDYACTMCSMTFNDEVLLKKHVQRHVDGRYLTCPVISCSEGFTMKNHLTKHMQMHHPAVDLKKLGALPDGNKAPKHFCHYHNCNDSFDTADGLSNHLRMAHGLPIALPLSLPVDDKKLIQHGLHGLNGGIETPPPPSVPPHLLHSQLHPAASVMNASFQSYQNQINQANQQLANSNGNGDGKLKVLSVSDLLNISEQLNQQQQQVQSHQQQQQQQQQQQQQQQHLHQQQQQQQQQQLHLQQRPDMAMKVDIDQNLDDKMSNFNRIKTELQANMLAQTQNLFGISNTLNNTFNVQPKLICTYCYNVFKTPQTLSRHIEKFHS; this is encoded by the exons ATGATCGAAGACGATCACCGACGACAGCTAGAAATA GACAACAGGAACATTGAATGCTCTTATATGGACATTGACACTCTATATCTACAACTCCTTCTTTTGCTGAAGCAAG GAATCTCCAAAGGGATGATGCCCAACTTCTACGATGGCTCCCGTCCCACGATGGTACCCACCGGCTCCAAcctgccggtgctgctggGCAATACC GTCAATCAAGGGGATCCAAACTCGAAGAAGCTG GCACACTTCGATCTCGAGGCAACTCTGCAGACCATCGAT AACGAAGTGCTCGATGGTGAGGAAGGAAGCTGCCCAATCTGCAACAAGACTTTCAGCCGGAAAACATCCTTGCTCAATCACATCCGGAATCACTCGGCGGAGAAGAAATATGTGTGCGAGTTTTGCCAAAAAG GTTTCACCCAGCAAGCTAATCTGCGCAACCACGTTCGCATACACACCAACGAACGACCATACGTGTGCGTCGACTGTGGAAAAGCCTTTACTCAG ATTACCAATCTGAACAACCATCGACGATTGCATACGGGCGAAAGACCGTACGTTTGTATAGAATCAAACTGTGGCCGCTCTTTTGCTCAG GTCACAAACTTAAACAACCACATGAAAACGCACCACAAAACCACCCTGTACGTATGCAATCAGTGTCCGCGCAAGTTTAGCCAAGTTACTCAATTGAACCTTCATTTAATTACCAACCACAGTTCGACTAGAGGGTTTTTCTGTCCGCAGTGCCCCGATAAGTCGTTCAAGCAGCAGTCGCATCTGCAGCAGCACATGAAAATTCACGGGACCAATTTCGGCTACTCGTGCACCAAGTGTGAGGAAAAGTTTATACAAGAGTCgcacctgctgctgcacatGAAGCAGCACGGCGATTACGCCTGCACCATGTGCTCGATGACATTTAACGACGAGGTGCTGTTGAAGAAGCACGTGCAGAGGCACGTCGACGGGAG ATACCTAACCTGCCCGGTGATTAGCTGTAGCGAAGGTTTCACCATGAAGAACCACCTCACGAAGCACATGCAGATGCACCATCCCGCCGTCGATCTCAAGAAGCTGGGCGCTCTGCCCGACGGAAACAAGGCGCCGAAGCACTTCTGCCACTACCACAACTGCAACGATTCGTTCGACACGGCGGACGGGTTGAGCAATCATTTGCGGATGGCGCACGGGTTACCGATCGCCCTTCCACTGTCACTGCCGGTGGACGACAAGAAGCTGATCCAGCACGGGCTGCACGGACTGAACGGGGGGATCGaaacgccaccgccaccgtcgGTGCCACCGCATCTGCTGCACTCGCAGCTGCATCCCGCCGCCTCGGTGATGAATGCCAGCTTCCAGTCATATCAGAACCAGATCAACCAGGCCAACCAGCAGCTGGCGAACAGCAACGGCAACGGGGACGGCAAGCTAAAGGTTCTATCC GTATCCGATTTGCTCAATATAAGCGAGCAGTTgaatcaacagcaacaacaagtGCAAtcacatcagcagcagcagcagcagcaacaacaacaacaacagcaacaacaacatctacatcaacagcagcagcaacagcagcagcagcaactacaCTTACAGCAACGACCAGACATGGCCATGAAAGTCGACATCGATCAAAACCTTGAC GACAAAATGAGCAATTTCAATAGAATTAAGACGGAGCTGCAGGCCAACATGCTGGCCCAGACGCAAAACCTGTTCGGCATCTCGAACACGCTGAACAACACCTTCAACGTGCAGCCGAAGCTGATCTGCACCTACTGCTATAACGTCTTCAAGACGCCCCAAACCTTGTCGCGGCACATTGAGAAGTTCCACAGCTAA
- the LOC121590126 gene encoding zinc finger protein 140 isoform X1: MDIDTLYLQLLLLLKQGISKGMMPNFYDGSRPTMVPTGSNLPVLLGNTVNQGDPNSKKLAHFDLEATLQTIDNEVLDGEEGSCPICNKTFSRKTSLLNHIRNHSAEKKYVCEFCQKGFTQQANLRNHVRIHTNERPYVCVDCGKAFTQITNLNNHRRLHTGERPYVCIESNCGRSFAQVTNLNNHMKTHHKTTLYVCNQCPRKFSQVTQLNLHLITNHSSTRGFFCPQCPDKSFKQQSHLQQHMKIHGTNFGYSCTKCEEKFIQESHLLLHMKQHGDYACTMCSMTFNDEVLLKKHVQRHVDGRYLTCPVISCSEGFTMKNHLTKHMQMHHPAVDLKKLGALPDGNKAPKHFCHYHNCNDSFDTADGLSNHLRMAHGLPIALPLSLPVDDKKLIQHGLHGLNGGIETPPPPSVPPHLLHSQLHPAASVMNASFQSYQNQINQANQQLANSNGNGDGKLKVSDLLNISEQLNQQQQQVQSHQQQQQQQQQQQQQQQHLHQQQQQQQQQQLHLQQRPDMAMKVDIDQNLDDKMSNFNRIKTELQANMLAQTQNLFGISNTLNNTFNVQPKLICTYCYNVFKTPQTLSRHIEKFHS, encoded by the exons ATGGACATTGACACTCTATATCTACAACTCCTTCTTTTGCTGAAGCAAG GAATCTCCAAAGGGATGATGCCCAACTTCTACGATGGCTCCCGTCCCACGATGGTACCCACCGGCTCCAAcctgccggtgctgctggGCAATACC GTCAATCAAGGGGATCCAAACTCGAAGAAGCTG GCACACTTCGATCTCGAGGCAACTCTGCAGACCATCGAT AACGAAGTGCTCGATGGTGAGGAAGGAAGCTGCCCAATCTGCAACAAGACTTTCAGCCGGAAAACATCCTTGCTCAATCACATCCGGAATCACTCGGCGGAGAAGAAATATGTGTGCGAGTTTTGCCAAAAAG GTTTCACCCAGCAAGCTAATCTGCGCAACCACGTTCGCATACACACCAACGAACGACCATACGTGTGCGTCGACTGTGGAAAAGCCTTTACTCAG ATTACCAATCTGAACAACCATCGACGATTGCATACGGGCGAAAGACCGTACGTTTGTATAGAATCAAACTGTGGCCGCTCTTTTGCTCAG GTCACAAACTTAAACAACCACATGAAAACGCACCACAAAACCACCCTGTACGTATGCAATCAGTGTCCGCGCAAGTTTAGCCAAGTTACTCAATTGAACCTTCATTTAATTACCAACCACAGTTCGACTAGAGGGTTTTTCTGTCCGCAGTGCCCCGATAAGTCGTTCAAGCAGCAGTCGCATCTGCAGCAGCACATGAAAATTCACGGGACCAATTTCGGCTACTCGTGCACCAAGTGTGAGGAAAAGTTTATACAAGAGTCgcacctgctgctgcacatGAAGCAGCACGGCGATTACGCCTGCACCATGTGCTCGATGACATTTAACGACGAGGTGCTGTTGAAGAAGCACGTGCAGAGGCACGTCGACGGGAG ATACCTAACCTGCCCGGTGATTAGCTGTAGCGAAGGTTTCACCATGAAGAACCACCTCACGAAGCACATGCAGATGCACCATCCCGCCGTCGATCTCAAGAAGCTGGGCGCTCTGCCCGACGGAAACAAGGCGCCGAAGCACTTCTGCCACTACCACAACTGCAACGATTCGTTCGACACGGCGGACGGGTTGAGCAATCATTTGCGGATGGCGCACGGGTTACCGATCGCCCTTCCACTGTCACTGCCGGTGGACGACAAGAAGCTGATCCAGCACGGGCTGCACGGACTGAACGGGGGGATCGaaacgccaccgccaccgtcgGTGCCACCGCATCTGCTGCACTCGCAGCTGCATCCCGCCGCCTCGGTGATGAATGCCAGCTTCCAGTCATATCAGAACCAGATCAACCAGGCCAACCAGCAGCTGGCGAACAGCAACGGCAACGGGGACGGCAAGCTAAAG GTATCCGATTTGCTCAATATAAGCGAGCAGTTgaatcaacagcaacaacaagtGCAAtcacatcagcagcagcagcagcagcaacaacaacaacaacagcaacaacaacatctacatcaacagcagcagcaacagcagcagcagcaactacaCTTACAGCAACGACCAGACATGGCCATGAAAGTCGACATCGATCAAAACCTTGAC GACAAAATGAGCAATTTCAATAGAATTAAGACGGAGCTGCAGGCCAACATGCTGGCCCAGACGCAAAACCTGTTCGGCATCTCGAACACGCTGAACAACACCTTCAACGTGCAGCCGAAGCTGATCTGCACCTACTGCTATAACGTCTTCAAGACGCCCCAAACCTTGTCGCGGCACATTGAGAAGTTCCACAGCTAA
- the LOC121590126 gene encoding zinc finger protein 140 isoform X4 — protein sequence MDIDTLYLQLLLLLKQGISKGMMPNFYDGSRPTMVPTGSNLPVLLGNTVNQGDPNSKKLAHFDLEATLQTIDNEVLDGEEGSCPICNKTFSRKTSLLNHIRNHSAEKKYVCEFCQKGFTQQANLRNHVRIHTNERPYVCVDCGKAFTQITNLNNHRRLHTGERPYVCIESNCGRSFAQVTNLNNHMKTHHKTTLYVCNQCPRKFSQVTQLNLHLITNHSSTRGFFCPQCPDKSFKQQSHLQQHMKIHGTNFGYSCTKCEEKFIQESHLLLHMKQHGDYACTMCSMTFNDEVLLKKHVQRHVDGRYLTCPVISCSEGFTMKNHLTKHMQMHHPAVDLKKLGALPDGNKAPKHFCHYHNCNDSFDTADGLSNHLRMAHGLPIALPLSLPVDDKKLIQHGLHGLNGGIETPPPPSVPPHLLHSQLHPAASVMNASFQSYQNQINQANQQLANSNGNGDGKLKVLSVSDLLNISEQLNQQQQQVQSHQQQQQQQQQQQQQQQHLHQQQQQQQQQQLHLQQRPDMAMKVDIDQNLDDKMSNFNRIKTELQANMLAQTQNLFGISNTLNNTFNVQPKLICTYCYNVFKTPQTLSRHIEKFHS from the exons ATGGACATTGACACTCTATATCTACAACTCCTTCTTTTGCTGAAGCAAG GAATCTCCAAAGGGATGATGCCCAACTTCTACGATGGCTCCCGTCCCACGATGGTACCCACCGGCTCCAAcctgccggtgctgctggGCAATACC GTCAATCAAGGGGATCCAAACTCGAAGAAGCTG GCACACTTCGATCTCGAGGCAACTCTGCAGACCATCGAT AACGAAGTGCTCGATGGTGAGGAAGGAAGCTGCCCAATCTGCAACAAGACTTTCAGCCGGAAAACATCCTTGCTCAATCACATCCGGAATCACTCGGCGGAGAAGAAATATGTGTGCGAGTTTTGCCAAAAAG GTTTCACCCAGCAAGCTAATCTGCGCAACCACGTTCGCATACACACCAACGAACGACCATACGTGTGCGTCGACTGTGGAAAAGCCTTTACTCAG ATTACCAATCTGAACAACCATCGACGATTGCATACGGGCGAAAGACCGTACGTTTGTATAGAATCAAACTGTGGCCGCTCTTTTGCTCAG GTCACAAACTTAAACAACCACATGAAAACGCACCACAAAACCACCCTGTACGTATGCAATCAGTGTCCGCGCAAGTTTAGCCAAGTTACTCAATTGAACCTTCATTTAATTACCAACCACAGTTCGACTAGAGGGTTTTTCTGTCCGCAGTGCCCCGATAAGTCGTTCAAGCAGCAGTCGCATCTGCAGCAGCACATGAAAATTCACGGGACCAATTTCGGCTACTCGTGCACCAAGTGTGAGGAAAAGTTTATACAAGAGTCgcacctgctgctgcacatGAAGCAGCACGGCGATTACGCCTGCACCATGTGCTCGATGACATTTAACGACGAGGTGCTGTTGAAGAAGCACGTGCAGAGGCACGTCGACGGGAG ATACCTAACCTGCCCGGTGATTAGCTGTAGCGAAGGTTTCACCATGAAGAACCACCTCACGAAGCACATGCAGATGCACCATCCCGCCGTCGATCTCAAGAAGCTGGGCGCTCTGCCCGACGGAAACAAGGCGCCGAAGCACTTCTGCCACTACCACAACTGCAACGATTCGTTCGACACGGCGGACGGGTTGAGCAATCATTTGCGGATGGCGCACGGGTTACCGATCGCCCTTCCACTGTCACTGCCGGTGGACGACAAGAAGCTGATCCAGCACGGGCTGCACGGACTGAACGGGGGGATCGaaacgccaccgccaccgtcgGTGCCACCGCATCTGCTGCACTCGCAGCTGCATCCCGCCGCCTCGGTGATGAATGCCAGCTTCCAGTCATATCAGAACCAGATCAACCAGGCCAACCAGCAGCTGGCGAACAGCAACGGCAACGGGGACGGCAAGCTAAAGGTTCTATCC GTATCCGATTTGCTCAATATAAGCGAGCAGTTgaatcaacagcaacaacaagtGCAAtcacatcagcagcagcagcagcagcaacaacaacaacaacagcaacaacaacatctacatcaacagcagcagcaacagcagcagcagcaactacaCTTACAGCAACGACCAGACATGGCCATGAAAGTCGACATCGATCAAAACCTTGAC GACAAAATGAGCAATTTCAATAGAATTAAGACGGAGCTGCAGGCCAACATGCTGGCCCAGACGCAAAACCTGTTCGGCATCTCGAACACGCTGAACAACACCTTCAACGTGCAGCCGAAGCTGATCTGCACCTACTGCTATAACGTCTTCAAGACGCCCCAAACCTTGTCGCGGCACATTGAGAAGTTCCACAGCTAA
- the LOC121590126 gene encoding zinc finger protein 605 isoform X2 — protein sequence MDIDTLYLQLLLLLKQGISKGMMPNFYDGSRPTMVPTGSNLPVLLGNTVNQGDPNSKKLAHFDLEATLQTIDNEVLDGEEGSCPICNKTFSRKTSLLNHIRNHSAEKKYVCEFCQKGFTQQANLRNHVRIHTNERPYVCVDCGKAFTQITNLNNHRRLHTGERPYVCIESNCGRSFAQVTNLNNHMKTHHKTTLSTRGFFCPQCPDKSFKQQSHLQQHMKIHGTNFGYSCTKCEEKFIQESHLLLHMKQHGDYACTMCSMTFNDEVLLKKHVQRHVDGRYLTCPVISCSEGFTMKNHLTKHMQMHHPAVDLKKLGALPDGNKAPKHFCHYHNCNDSFDTADGLSNHLRMAHGLPIALPLSLPVDDKKLIQHGLHGLNGGIETPPPPSVPPHLLHSQLHPAASVMNASFQSYQNQINQANQQLANSNGNGDGKLKVLSVSDLLNISEQLNQQQQQVQSHQQQQQQQQQQQQQQQHLHQQQQQQQQQQLHLQQRPDMAMKVDIDQNLDDKMSNFNRIKTELQANMLAQTQNLFGISNTLNNTFNVQPKLICTYCYNVFKTPQTLSRHIEKFHS from the exons ATGGACATTGACACTCTATATCTACAACTCCTTCTTTTGCTGAAGCAAG GAATCTCCAAAGGGATGATGCCCAACTTCTACGATGGCTCCCGTCCCACGATGGTACCCACCGGCTCCAAcctgccggtgctgctggGCAATACC GTCAATCAAGGGGATCCAAACTCGAAGAAGCTG GCACACTTCGATCTCGAGGCAACTCTGCAGACCATCGAT AACGAAGTGCTCGATGGTGAGGAAGGAAGCTGCCCAATCTGCAACAAGACTTTCAGCCGGAAAACATCCTTGCTCAATCACATCCGGAATCACTCGGCGGAGAAGAAATATGTGTGCGAGTTTTGCCAAAAAG GTTTCACCCAGCAAGCTAATCTGCGCAACCACGTTCGCATACACACCAACGAACGACCATACGTGTGCGTCGACTGTGGAAAAGCCTTTACTCAG ATTACCAATCTGAACAACCATCGACGATTGCATACGGGCGAAAGACCGTACGTTTGTATAGAATCAAACTGTGGCCGCTCTTTTGCTCAG GTCACAAACTTAAACAACCACATGAAAACGCACCACAAAACCACCCT TTCGACTAGAGGGTTTTTCTGTCCGCAGTGCCCCGATAAGTCGTTCAAGCAGCAGTCGCATCTGCAGCAGCACATGAAAATTCACGGGACCAATTTCGGCTACTCGTGCACCAAGTGTGAGGAAAAGTTTATACAAGAGTCgcacctgctgctgcacatGAAGCAGCACGGCGATTACGCCTGCACCATGTGCTCGATGACATTTAACGACGAGGTGCTGTTGAAGAAGCACGTGCAGAGGCACGTCGACGGGAG ATACCTAACCTGCCCGGTGATTAGCTGTAGCGAAGGTTTCACCATGAAGAACCACCTCACGAAGCACATGCAGATGCACCATCCCGCCGTCGATCTCAAGAAGCTGGGCGCTCTGCCCGACGGAAACAAGGCGCCGAAGCACTTCTGCCACTACCACAACTGCAACGATTCGTTCGACACGGCGGACGGGTTGAGCAATCATTTGCGGATGGCGCACGGGTTACCGATCGCCCTTCCACTGTCACTGCCGGTGGACGACAAGAAGCTGATCCAGCACGGGCTGCACGGACTGAACGGGGGGATCGaaacgccaccgccaccgtcgGTGCCACCGCATCTGCTGCACTCGCAGCTGCATCCCGCCGCCTCGGTGATGAATGCCAGCTTCCAGTCATATCAGAACCAGATCAACCAGGCCAACCAGCAGCTGGCGAACAGCAACGGCAACGGGGACGGCAAGCTAAAGGTTCTATCC GTATCCGATTTGCTCAATATAAGCGAGCAGTTgaatcaacagcaacaacaagtGCAAtcacatcagcagcagcagcagcagcaacaacaacaacaacagcaacaacaacatctacatcaacagcagcagcaacagcagcagcagcaactacaCTTACAGCAACGACCAGACATGGCCATGAAAGTCGACATCGATCAAAACCTTGAC GACAAAATGAGCAATTTCAATAGAATTAAGACGGAGCTGCAGGCCAACATGCTGGCCCAGACGCAAAACCTGTTCGGCATCTCGAACACGCTGAACAACACCTTCAACGTGCAGCCGAAGCTGATCTGCACCTACTGCTATAACGTCTTCAAGACGCCCCAAACCTTGTCGCGGCACATTGAGAAGTTCCACAGCTAA
- the LOC121590126 gene encoding zinc finger protein 879 isoform X5: protein MMPNFYDGSRPTMVPTGSNLPVLLGNTVNQGDPNSKKLAHFDLEATLQTIDNEVLDGEEGSCPICNKTFSRKTSLLNHIRNHSAEKKYVCEFCQKGFTQQANLRNHVRIHTNERPYVCVDCGKAFTQITNLNNHRRLHTGERPYVCIESNCGRSFAQVTNLNNHMKTHHKTTLYVCNQCPRKFSQVTQLNLHLITNHSSTRGFFCPQCPDKSFKQQSHLQQHMKIHGTNFGYSCTKCEEKFIQESHLLLHMKQHGDYACTMCSMTFNDEVLLKKHVQRHVDGRYLTCPVISCSEGFTMKNHLTKHMQMHHPAVDLKKLGALPDGNKAPKHFCHYHNCNDSFDTADGLSNHLRMAHGLPIALPLSLPVDDKKLIQHGLHGLNGGIETPPPPSVPPHLLHSQLHPAASVMNASFQSYQNQINQANQQLANSNGNGDGKLKVLSVSDLLNISEQLNQQQQQVQSHQQQQQQQQQQQQQQQHLHQQQQQQQQQQLHLQQRPDMAMKVDIDQNLDDKMSNFNRIKTELQANMLAQTQNLFGISNTLNNTFNVQPKLICTYCYNVFKTPQTLSRHIEKFHS, encoded by the exons ATGATGCCCAACTTCTACGATGGCTCCCGTCCCACGATGGTACCCACCGGCTCCAAcctgccggtgctgctggGCAATACC GTCAATCAAGGGGATCCAAACTCGAAGAAGCTG GCACACTTCGATCTCGAGGCAACTCTGCAGACCATCGAT AACGAAGTGCTCGATGGTGAGGAAGGAAGCTGCCCAATCTGCAACAAGACTTTCAGCCGGAAAACATCCTTGCTCAATCACATCCGGAATCACTCGGCGGAGAAGAAATATGTGTGCGAGTTTTGCCAAAAAG GTTTCACCCAGCAAGCTAATCTGCGCAACCACGTTCGCATACACACCAACGAACGACCATACGTGTGCGTCGACTGTGGAAAAGCCTTTACTCAG ATTACCAATCTGAACAACCATCGACGATTGCATACGGGCGAAAGACCGTACGTTTGTATAGAATCAAACTGTGGCCGCTCTTTTGCTCAG GTCACAAACTTAAACAACCACATGAAAACGCACCACAAAACCACCCTGTACGTATGCAATCAGTGTCCGCGCAAGTTTAGCCAAGTTACTCAATTGAACCTTCATTTAATTACCAACCACAGTTCGACTAGAGGGTTTTTCTGTCCGCAGTGCCCCGATAAGTCGTTCAAGCAGCAGTCGCATCTGCAGCAGCACATGAAAATTCACGGGACCAATTTCGGCTACTCGTGCACCAAGTGTGAGGAAAAGTTTATACAAGAGTCgcacctgctgctgcacatGAAGCAGCACGGCGATTACGCCTGCACCATGTGCTCGATGACATTTAACGACGAGGTGCTGTTGAAGAAGCACGTGCAGAGGCACGTCGACGGGAG ATACCTAACCTGCCCGGTGATTAGCTGTAGCGAAGGTTTCACCATGAAGAACCACCTCACGAAGCACATGCAGATGCACCATCCCGCCGTCGATCTCAAGAAGCTGGGCGCTCTGCCCGACGGAAACAAGGCGCCGAAGCACTTCTGCCACTACCACAACTGCAACGATTCGTTCGACACGGCGGACGGGTTGAGCAATCATTTGCGGATGGCGCACGGGTTACCGATCGCCCTTCCACTGTCACTGCCGGTGGACGACAAGAAGCTGATCCAGCACGGGCTGCACGGACTGAACGGGGGGATCGaaacgccaccgccaccgtcgGTGCCACCGCATCTGCTGCACTCGCAGCTGCATCCCGCCGCCTCGGTGATGAATGCCAGCTTCCAGTCATATCAGAACCAGATCAACCAGGCCAACCAGCAGCTGGCGAACAGCAACGGCAACGGGGACGGCAAGCTAAAGGTTCTATCC GTATCCGATTTGCTCAATATAAGCGAGCAGTTgaatcaacagcaacaacaagtGCAAtcacatcagcagcagcagcagcagcaacaacaacaacaacagcaacaacaacatctacatcaacagcagcagcaacagcagcagcagcaactacaCTTACAGCAACGACCAGACATGGCCATGAAAGTCGACATCGATCAAAACCTTGAC GACAAAATGAGCAATTTCAATAGAATTAAGACGGAGCTGCAGGCCAACATGCTGGCCCAGACGCAAAACCTGTTCGGCATCTCGAACACGCTGAACAACACCTTCAACGTGCAGCCGAAGCTGATCTGCACCTACTGCTATAACGTCTTCAAGACGCCCCAAACCTTGTCGCGGCACATTGAGAAGTTCCACAGCTAA